The following are encoded in a window of Lates calcarifer isolate ASB-BC8 unplaced genomic scaffold, TLL_Latcal_v3 _unitig_5776_quiver_344, whole genome shotgun sequence genomic DNA:
- the LOC108876783 gene encoding zinc finger protein 70 → MYSQCREHLSMVKSGKLELLRALIRECLSAAAEEIFRIAERTIIEYEEEMSCSQWVVDSHHRLLDAAGSCNEDVLQMSTSDVKLQCGQQQPPASISVSWEEPDNTMSEPTQDRHNLNTTHPQASSASENDQSDQEILIDIDEDENVKQDCDLNVKILKVKKLFKCPVCFSGFSSKKTMVRHVRKHPEDKSSSYQCQFCDRYFCHKSEFIIHTRIHKGSKPYKCQDCDKSFDQRDSLFIHRQKHTEKKPYLCCSEKVDAEAHLRSMTPVSKMEEELDLRQDESGIKTFPLTITPYDRSEFDQESLQPLCLYQIQTVADIDKDSSVALTVDHINTEPIADANTDDQLLLSVNAGEQGEGEIGPNHLSIKNILPRRPSGKSTELVVQFEAGTAQKPYKCPCCTKCFSLTKTLVRHVRIHTEDKPYQCQFCGRNFCQKSDLVNHTRIHTGERPYQCQECNKSFAQKGNLVVHMRKHTGEKPYQCKECSCSFGQKSSLDCHIQSHR, encoded by the exons ATGTACTCTCAGTGTAGAGAACACCTGAGCATGGTGAAGTCAGGAAAGCTGGAGCTGCTGAGAGCGCTCATCAGGGAGTgtttgtctgcagctgctgaggagATCTTCAGGATAGCAGAGAGAACCATCATAGAGTATGAAGAAGAAATGTCCTGTTCACAGTGGGTGGTGGACAGCCACCACAGACTGCTGGATGCTGCCGGCTCATGCAATGAAG ACGTTCTCCAGATGTCTACCTCTGACGTGAAGCTGCAGTGTGGccagcagcagcctcctgcCAGTATCAGTGTGAGCTGGGAGGAACCAGACAACACCATGTCAGAGCCAACACAGGACCGTCACAACCTGAACACCACTCATCCACAGGCTTCTTCTGCCAGTGAAAATGATCAAAGTGATCAGGAGATACTGATTGATATTGATGAAGATGAGAATGTGAAGCAGGACTGTGACCTGAATGTGAAAATCCTCAAAGTGAAGAAACTGTTTAAAtgtcctgtttgtttcagtggttTTTCCTCCAAAAAGACGATGGTACGACATGTCAGGAAGCATCCAGAGGACAAGTCCTCTTCTTACCAGTGCCAGTTCTGTGATCGCTACTTCTGCCACAAGTCTGAATTCATAATTCACACCAGGATACATAAAGGCTCCAAACCATACAAGTGCCAAGACTGTGACAAGAGCTTTGATCAGAGAGACAGTCTGTTcattcacagacagaaacacactgagaagaAACCGTATCTGTGTTGTAGTGAAAAGGTGGATGCAGAAGCTCACCTCAGATCGATGACACCTGTCAGTAAGATGGAAGAAGAACTGGACTTGAGACAGGATGAATCTGGCATCAAGACATTCCCACTAACTATCACTCCCTATGACAGGAGTGAGTTTGATCAGGAGTCTCTGCAGCCCCTGTGTCTGTACCAAATCCAGACTGTTGCTGACATAGATAAAGACTCTTCAGTTGCTCTTACAGTGGACCACATTAATACTGAGCCAATTGCAGACGCCAACACAGATGATCAGCTCCTCCTTTCAGTGAACGCAGGTGAGCAGGGCGAAGGTGAGATAGGGCCCAACCATCTCAGCATAAAGAACATTCTGCCGAGGAGACCTTCAGGAAAATCCACCGAGCTCGTTGTGCAGTTTGAAGCAGGAACAGCACAGAAACCCTACAAGTGTCCTTGTTGCACCAAATGTTTCTCCTTGACTAAGACTTTAGTACGACATGTGAGGATCCACACAGAGGACAAACCCTATCAGTGCCAGTTTTGTGGGCGAAACTTCTGCCAGAAGTCAGATCTGGTCAATCATACGAGGATACACACGGGGGAGAGACCCTATCAATGCCAAGAATGTAACAAGTCCTTCGCACAGAAAGGCAACCTGGTGGTCCACATGAGGAAACATACAGGAGAGAAACCATATCAGTGCAAAGAGTGCAGCTGTAGCTTTGGTCAGAAGTCATCTTTAGACTGTCACATTCAGAGCCACAGATAG
- the cabcoco1 gene encoding ciliary-associated calcium-binding coiled-coil protein 1 produces the protein MSGAATRREKTGLQRAGVSEQWEALAADEQLSGHQLQSELRGILGFRDHQTCMKEAALLDYYVCGFCWAKDVNLTPTQTSFTMTVLHMLLDNIREKQMSLVENVMEFAKALAAGCQCSTSEEETTSLLDREEASEFISYIRNSLFQRYRLYELLLTMPREELLTGTERTTEVFRCQDALTPLEEGISTHLYLQ, from the exons ATGTCCGGAGCAGCAACACGTCGTGAAAAGACGGGACTACAG AGAGCCGGTGTGTCAGAGCAGTGGGAGGCTTTGGCCGCAGATGAGCAGCTGAGCGGACACCAGCTTCAGTC GGAGCTGAGGGGGATCCTGGGCTTCAGGGACCATCAGACCTGTATGAAGGAAGCTGCCCTGCTAGATTACTATGTCTGTGGTTTCTGCTGGGCTAAAGATGTCAACCTCACCCCCACACAGACCTCCTTCACCATGACTGTACTACACATGCTGCTGGACAACATTAGAG AGAAACAGATGAGTTTAGTAGAGAACGTGATGGAGTTTGCTAAGGCCTTAGCTGCTGGTTGCCAGTGCTCAACCTCAGAGGAAGAAACCACATCACTTCTGGACAGAGAAGAAGCCAGTGAGTTCATAAGTTACATCAGAAAcag TTTGTTTCAGAGGTACAGACTCTACGAGCTCCTCCTCACCATGCccagagaggagctgctgacAGGGACGGAG AGGACCACTGAGGTGTTCAGGTGTCAGGATGCTCTCACCCCACTGGAGGAAGGCATTTCCACTCATCTCTACCTCCAGTAA
- the adgra1a gene encoding adhesion G protein-coupled receptor A1, translating into MDLKRVLSFPPYPGDYLHPVVYACTAVMLLCLLVSITTYIVHHSVIRISRNGWHTLLNFLFHTGLTFGVFAGGINQINIPFVCQIVGIVLHYASLSTMLWLTFTARNICKDVSKDPLRAHDRNGPVQTRTKPTILRFYLVSDGIPLIIVGVTAAFGMDNYGSRDDALYCWMAWEPSLGGFYAPMALLVLVISVYLLCTYIQLKHHPERKYEQRVLSEEQQQLSSTESNRHCHTDTGGASGPAGDCPPFSTGVSVLANEHSFKSQLRATAFTLFLFLATWALGGLAVSLGHFLDMIFSCLYGAFCVTLGLFLLIQHCAKRDDVWHRWWACCPSKSKTEDGNGGGQSQRQSHHQPHCHLNSLCSGKQPLLSPHLVQSSYHKMTPPPQSPTPDHTGPCCVAVMSPVTTTPISPLTEPMPSPRPQSLPDKLPRPILPLQSCLTDRTKSRSFSRPRPCLQDYRSHLTSTSMDGSVHSSHLDSPHAAHHLEGSPLVSNSPHPDLQLPCSSPHLEKQLASSHSLQRQTSCHSVQDSMTSCHSHTHNMHDSISSCHSLLLPSHGVHTCQWHMYSSAHHSSTTSCCEKPDPITLQYQQDPDAYSYMSKTADKEKDSLCVEVEQKGLPRNTLPRQHGTINLRGTIGQNRSLQEDSLFGSDAPRNIRTGPWKNETTV; encoded by the exons ATG GATTTGAAGAGAGTGTTGTCCTTCCCACCATACCCTGGGGATTACCTGCATCCAGTGGTGTATGCCTGCACAGCAGTcatgctgctctgtctgctcgTCTCCATCACGACCTACATCGTCCACCACAG TGTGATCCGCATCAGCAGGAATGGCTGGCACACACTCCTCAACTTCCTCTTCCACACAGGACTAACATTTGGAGTTTTTGCCGGGGGCATTAATCAGATCAACATCCCTTTTGTGTGTCAGAtt GTTGGCATCGTGCTTCACTACGCTTCTTTGTCTACCATGCTGTGGCTGACGTTTACTGCCAGGAACATCTGTAAAGATGTGTCCAAAGACCCTCTTCGGGCCCACGACAGGAATGGGCCGGTCCAGACTCGCACCAAACCAACCATCCTCAG ATTTTATCTTGTCAGTGATGGAATCCCTCTCATAATTGTTGGAGTCACAGCAGCATTTGGTATGGATAACTATGGCAGCAGGGATGATGCTTTGTA TTGCTGGATGGCCTGGGAGCCAAGCCTGGGAGGTTTCTATGCCCCCATGGCTCTTCTGGTCTTAGTGATTTCTGTGTACCTCTTATGCACCTACATCCAGCTCAAACACCACCCAGAGAGGAAGTATGAGCAGCGAGTTCTgagtgaggagcagcagcagttatcATCCACTGAGTCAAACCgtcactgtcacacagacacTGGCGGAGCTTCTGGACCTGCTGGGGACTGTCCACCATTTTCTACAGGTGTATCAGTGCTGGCCAATGAGCACTCATTTAAGTCTCAGCTCCGGGCCACAGCCTTCACCCTTTTCCTGTTCCTGGCCACCTGGGCTTTAGGGGGATTGGCAGTATCACTGGGACATTTCTTGGATATGATATTCAGCTGCCTGTATGGGGCTTTTTGTGTCACTCTTGGACTCTTTCTTCTGATCCAACACTGTGCCAAACGTGATGACGTGTGGCACCGCTGGTGGGCCTGTTGCCCATCCAAGTCCAAGACAGAAGATGGAAATGGGGGCGGACAGAGCCAGAGGCAGAGCCACCATCAGCCACACTGCCACTTGAACTCCCTGTGCTCAGGCAAGCAGCCACTGCTCTCTCCTCACCTTGTGCAAAGTTCTTACCACAAAATGACACCACCTCCCCAGAGCCCCACACCTGACCACACAGGTCCGTGCTGTGTGGCCGTGATGAGTCCTGTTACCACAACCCCCATCTCACCTCTTACTGAGCCAATGCCATCGCCACGTCCACAGTCACTTCCTGACAAACTCCCTCGTCCTATTCTGCCCCTACAGAGCTGCCTTACTGACAGAACAAAGTCACGCTCCTTCAGCCGCCCACGCCCATGCCTCCAGGACTACCGTTCTCACTTGACTTCCACCAGTATGGATGGGAGCGTGCACAGCTCCCACCTGGACAGCCCTCATGCTGCACACCACCTTGAAGGCTCACCACTGGTTTCCAACAGCCCACACCCAGACCTCCAGCTTCCCTGCTCCAGCCCTCACTTGGAGAAGCAGTTGGCTTCCAGCCACAGCTTGCAACGCCAGACCTCCTGCCACAGTGTCCAAGACTCAATGACTTCCTGCCACAGCCATACACACAACATGCATGACAGCATCAGTTCCTGTCACAGCCTCCTCCTGCCTTCTCATGGGGTTCACACCTGCCAGTGGCACATGTACAGCTCAGCTCATCATTCCTCCACCACAAGCTGCTGTGAGAAGCCTGATCCCATCACTCTGCAGTACCAGCAAGATCCCGATGCTTACAGCTACATGTCAAAGacagcagacaaagaaaaggacaGTCTGTGTGTAGAGGTGGAGCAGAAAGGTTTACCAAGAAATACTCTGCCTCGGCAGCATGGCACTATTAACCTACGAGGCACCATCGGCCAAAACAGGAGCCTGCAGGAAGACAGCCTGTTTGGTTCAGATGCACCAAGAAACATACGGACTGGCCCTTGGAAGAATGAAACCACCGTATAG